One Canis lupus dingo isolate Sandy chromosome 3, ASM325472v2, whole genome shotgun sequence DNA window includes the following coding sequences:
- the LOC112653957 gene encoding 60S ribosomal protein L32-like: KRTKKFIRHQSDRYVKIKRTWQKPRGIDNRVCRRFKGQILMPNIGYGSNKKTKHMLPSGFQKFLVHTVKELEVLLMCNKSYCAKIAHNVSSKNHKAIVERAAQLAIRVTNPNARLCSEENE, translated from the coding sequence aagaggaccaagaagttCATCCGGCACCAGTCAGACCGATATGTCAAAATTAAGCGCACCTGGCAGAAACCCAGAGGCATTGACAATAGAGTATGCAGAAGATTCAAGGGCCAGATCTTGATGCCCAACATTGGTTACGggagcaacaagaaaacaaagcacatgcTGCCCAGCGGCTTCCAGAAGTTCCTAGTCCACACCGTCAAGGAGCTTGAAGTGCTGCTGATGTGCAACAAATCTTACTGTGCAAAGATTGCTCACAATGTCTCCTCCAAGAACCACAAAGCCATTGTGGAAagagcagcccagctggccaTCAGAGTCACCAATCCCAATGCCAGACTGTgtagtgaagaaaatgaatag